A stretch of Metabacillus sp. FJAT-52054 DNA encodes these proteins:
- a CDS encoding VOC family protein, translating into MLTHIHHIAIICSDYEISKGFYVHTLGCRVIEETYREERNSYKLDLAVGDFGQIELFSFPEPPLRPTQPEARGLRHLAFGTEDLDAEVARLAEQGVECEPVRIDELTGKRFTFFRDPDDLPLELYEN; encoded by the coding sequence ATGCTAACGCACATCCACCATATTGCCATTATTTGTTCTGATTATGAAATCTCTAAAGGGTTTTACGTTCATACACTGGGATGCCGAGTTATTGAAGAAACGTACCGGGAGGAAAGAAACTCCTACAAGCTGGATCTCGCCGTTGGAGACTTCGGACAGATTGAGCTGTTCTCTTTTCCTGAACCCCCGCTCCGTCCTACACAGCCGGAAGCAAGAGGCTTACGGCATTTAGCTTTTGGGACAGAGGATTTGGATGCTGAGGTGGCAAGACTTGCCGAACAGGGCGTGGAATGCGAGCCCGTCAGAATTGACGAACTGACCGGAAAACGCTTCACTTTTTTCCGAGATCCTGACGATTTACCGCTTGAACTGTACGAAAATTGA
- a CDS encoding response regulator yields the protein MAKEKILIVDDQYGIRILLNEVFQKEGYDTYQAASGFQALEILEQTPPDLVLLDMKIPGMDGIEILKRMKLVEPNIRVIIMTAYGELDMIQEAKDLGALTHFAKPFDIDEIRAAVKKHLPIRSN from the coding sequence ATGGCAAAAGAGAAAATATTAATCGTGGATGATCAGTACGGAATCAGAATTTTATTAAATGAGGTCTTCCAAAAAGAAGGCTACGACACGTACCAGGCTGCAAGCGGCTTTCAAGCATTGGAAATTCTGGAGCAAACACCTCCGGATCTTGTTCTGCTTGATATGAAAATTCCTGGAATGGATGGAATTGAAATACTAAAGAGAATGAAGCTTGTTGAGCCCAACATCCGCGTTATTATCATGACGGCTTATGGAGAACTGGATATGATCCAGGAGGCGAAAGACCTTGGGGCGCTTACTCATTTCGCCAAACCATTTGATATTGATGAAATTCGTGCAGCTGTCAAGAAACATCTTCCGATCAGATCAAACTGA
- a CDS encoding class II fructose-bisphosphate aldolase: MPLVSMTEMLQKAKSEGYAVGQFNLNNLEFTQAILQAAQEEKSPVILGVSEGAARYMGGFKTIVALVEALMDEYKVTVPVAIHLDHGSSFESCAKAIHAGFTSVMIDASHHPFEENIAETSKVVELAHFHGVSVEAELGTVGGQEDDVIAEGVIYADPKECQELVERTGIDTLAPALGSVHGPYKGEPNLGFKEMEEIGAATGLPLVLHGGTGIPTHDIQKAISFGTAKINVNTENQIASARTVREVLAAKPEEYDPRKYLGPARDAIKETVQGKMREFGSSNRA; the protein is encoded by the coding sequence ATGCCTTTAGTATCAATGACAGAAATGCTTCAAAAAGCCAAAAGCGAAGGCTACGCTGTTGGTCAATTCAATCTGAACAACCTTGAGTTCACTCAAGCGATTCTTCAAGCTGCACAAGAAGAAAAATCACCGGTTATTCTAGGTGTTTCTGAAGGTGCTGCACGTTACATGGGCGGCTTCAAAACAATTGTTGCTCTAGTTGAAGCTCTTATGGACGAATATAAAGTGACGGTACCTGTTGCCATTCACCTTGACCATGGTTCAAGCTTCGAATCTTGTGCAAAAGCAATTCATGCAGGTTTCACATCTGTTATGATCGATGCTTCTCACCATCCGTTCGAAGAAAACATTGCTGAAACATCCAAAGTGGTTGAGCTTGCTCATTTCCACGGCGTATCTGTTGAAGCTGAGCTTGGAACAGTTGGCGGACAGGAAGATGACGTAATCGCTGAAGGCGTAATCTACGCTGACCCTAAAGAGTGCCAGGAGCTTGTTGAGCGTACTGGAATCGACACACTTGCACCTGCACTTGGATCTGTACACGGTCCTTACAAAGGTGAACCAAACCTTGGTTTCAAAGAAATGGAAGAAATCGGTGCGGCTACTGGCCTTCCACTCGTTCTTCACGGCGGAACTGGTATCCCGACTCACGATATCCAAAAAGCTATTTCTTTCGGAACAGCTAAAATCAACGTAAACACTGAGAACCAAATTGCTTCTGCAAGAACGGTTCGTGAAGTGCTTGCTGCAAAACCTGAAGAGTACGATCCACGCAAATATCTTGGACCAGCTCGCGATGCAATCAAAGAAACGGTTCAAGGAAAAATGCGCGAATTCGGTTCTTCAAACCGAGCTTAA
- the glpX gene encoding class II fructose-bisphosphatase, giving the protein MERSLSMELVRVTEAAALASARWMGRGKKDEADDAATSAMRDVFDTIPMKGTVVIGEGEMDEAPMLYIGEKLGNGYGPRVDVAVDPLEGTNILAQGGWNALAVIAVADHGNMLNAPDMYMDKIAVGPDAVGCIDINAPIMDNLRAVAKAKNKDIEDIVATILNRERHQGIINELREAGVRIKLINDGDVAGAINTAFDHTGVDILFGSGGAPEGVLAAVALKCLGGEIQGKLLPQNDQELERCVKMGLDVNKVLLMDDLVKGDDAIFAATGVTDGELLRGVQFKASSGTTQSIVMRAKSGTVRFIDGQHSLKKKPNLVIK; this is encoded by the coding sequence ATGGAAAGAAGTTTATCGATGGAACTAGTACGCGTAACAGAGGCCGCAGCACTTGCATCCGCACGCTGGATGGGCCGCGGAAAGAAGGATGAAGCGGATGATGCCGCAACATCTGCAATGAGGGATGTCTTCGATACGATCCCGATGAAAGGGACTGTCGTAATCGGAGAGGGAGAAATGGATGAGGCTCCAATGCTTTATATTGGAGAAAAGCTTGGAAATGGCTACGGACCAAGAGTAGACGTAGCGGTAGATCCGCTTGAAGGAACAAACATCCTGGCACAGGGCGGCTGGAATGCGCTTGCGGTTATTGCGGTTGCAGACCACGGAAACATGCTCAACGCCCCGGATATGTACATGGATAAAATCGCGGTGGGACCGGATGCAGTTGGCTGCATTGACATCAATGCCCCGATTATGGACAACCTTCGTGCAGTAGCAAAAGCAAAGAACAAAGACATTGAAGACATTGTCGCCACCATCTTGAACCGCGAGCGCCACCAGGGCATCATTAATGAGCTTCGCGAAGCAGGCGTCCGCATCAAGCTAATCAATGATGGCGATGTTGCCGGCGCGATTAACACAGCTTTTGATCATACCGGTGTAGACATCCTGTTCGGATCCGGCGGAGCGCCTGAGGGTGTACTTGCAGCCGTAGCGCTGAAATGCCTTGGCGGAGAAATTCAAGGCAAGCTGCTTCCTCAAAACGACCAGGAGCTGGAACGCTGTGTGAAAATGGGCCTTGATGTAAATAAAGTCCTTCTCATGGATGATCTGGTAAAAGGTGATGACGCCATTTTCGCTGCCACCGGAGTTACGGATGGAGAACTTCTCCGCGGCGTGCAGTTTAAAGCATCAAGCGGCACAACCCAGTCCATCGTCATGAGAGCCAAATCCGGAACCGTCCGCTTCATCGACGGCCAGCACAGTTTGAAAAAGAAGCCAAATTTGGTTATAAAATAA
- the fsa gene encoding fructose-6-phosphate aldolase — MKFFIDTANLEEIKEAQEMGILAGVTTNPSLVAKENISFHDRLREITDIVKGSVSAEVISLKAEEMIEEGKELAKIAPNITVKVPMTPDGLKAVKEFSELGIKTNVTLIFSANQALLAARAGATYVSPFLGRLDDIGQDGMDLIATISEIFDLHGLDTEIIAASIRHPMHVTDAALHGAHIATIPLKVIHQLFKHPLTEQGIEKFLADWNNRA, encoded by the coding sequence ATGAAATTTTTCATTGATACAGCAAACCTTGAAGAAATCAAAGAAGCCCAGGAAATGGGAATCCTTGCAGGTGTGACGACAAACCCGAGTTTAGTAGCCAAAGAAAATATCTCCTTTCATGATAGACTAAGAGAAATCACGGACATAGTTAAAGGATCGGTCAGTGCAGAAGTCATTTCTTTAAAAGCCGAAGAAATGATTGAGGAAGGCAAAGAACTAGCAAAAATTGCTCCAAACATCACCGTAAAAGTCCCGATGACGCCAGATGGACTAAAAGCGGTTAAGGAATTCTCGGAGCTTGGAATCAAGACAAACGTGACCCTTATTTTCAGTGCAAACCAGGCGCTTCTTGCAGCGCGTGCAGGAGCAACATACGTTTCTCCTTTCCTTGGCAGACTGGATGATATCGGCCAGGATGGAATGGACTTGATCGCGACGATTTCTGAAATCTTTGACCTTCACGGACTGGACACAGAAATTATCGCTGCTTCAATCCGCCATCCTATGCACGTTACGGATGCAGCATTACACGGTGCGCACATTGCCACCATCCCATTGAAAGTCATTCATCAGCTATTCAAACACCCTCTTACAGAACAGGGAATTGAGAAGTTTCTCGCTGACTGGAACAACCGCGCTTAA
- a CDS encoding CTP synthase, giving the protein MTKYIFVTGGVVSSLGKGITAASLGRLLKNRGLNVTIQKFDPYINVDPGTMSPYQHGEVFVTGDGAETDLDLGHYERFIDINLNKYSNVTTGKVYSTVLKKERRGDYLGGTVQVIPHITNEIKDKVFRAGKETNADVVITEIGGTVGDIESLPFLEAIRQIKSDIGRDNVMYIHCTLVPYIKAAGEMKTKPTQHSVKELRSLGIQPNVIVARTELPISQDMKDKIALFCDIDAKAVIECRDADTLYSIPLALQDQKLDTITCEHLKLDCPEPNMEEWKELVHRVTNLSKTTRIALVGKYVELQDAYISVVEALRHAGYAFDSDISIDWINAEEVTDENVSTLLANADGILVPGGFGDRGVEGKIAATKFARENRVPFFGICLGMQVASIEYARNVLGLEGAHSAEIDPLTPHAVIDLLPEQKDIEDLGGTLRLGIYPCKLTEGSKAMEAYADAVVYERHRHRYEFNNEYRQAMEESGFMFSGTSPDGRLVEIIELKDHPWFVASQFHPEFTSRPTRPQPLFRDFIQASLKASEKL; this is encoded by the coding sequence ATGACAAAGTATATTTTCGTAACCGGCGGTGTTGTCTCGTCGCTTGGTAAAGGTATTACAGCAGCATCACTTGGCCGCCTTTTAAAGAACAGAGGATTGAACGTAACGATTCAAAAATTCGATCCTTACATTAACGTGGATCCGGGAACAATGAGCCCGTATCAGCATGGGGAAGTATTCGTAACCGGAGATGGCGCAGAAACGGATTTGGATCTTGGCCATTATGAACGTTTTATTGATATTAACCTAAATAAATACAGCAACGTGACGACGGGAAAAGTTTATTCCACGGTGCTGAAAAAGGAACGCCGCGGAGATTATCTTGGAGGAACGGTTCAGGTTATCCCGCACATTACGAATGAAATTAAAGACAAGGTATTCCGTGCCGGCAAAGAAACGAATGCGGATGTCGTGATTACAGAAATCGGCGGAACAGTTGGAGATATTGAGTCTCTGCCATTCCTTGAAGCCATTCGCCAAATCAAAAGTGATATCGGCCGCGACAATGTCATGTATATTCACTGTACGCTTGTGCCTTATATCAAGGCCGCTGGCGAGATGAAAACAAAGCCTACACAGCATAGTGTAAAGGAATTAAGAAGTTTGGGCATTCAGCCGAATGTGATTGTTGCCCGTACGGAATTGCCGATTTCCCAGGATATGAAGGATAAAATTGCTTTATTCTGTGACATCGATGCGAAAGCTGTCATTGAGTGCCGCGATGCCGACACACTTTATTCGATTCCTCTTGCTCTTCAGGATCAGAAGCTTGACACCATTACATGTGAGCACTTGAAGCTTGATTGCCCGGAGCCAAATATGGAGGAGTGGAAAGAGCTTGTCCACCGCGTAACCAACCTTTCCAAAACGACGCGCATTGCGCTTGTCGGAAAGTATGTTGAATTGCAGGATGCATACATTTCAGTCGTTGAAGCACTTCGTCATGCAGGCTATGCCTTTGATTCGGATATCAGCATCGATTGGATCAATGCAGAAGAAGTAACCGATGAAAATGTCAGCACTCTTCTTGCAAATGCAGACGGAATTCTTGTTCCTGGAGGATTTGGAGACCGTGGAGTAGAAGGTAAAATCGCGGCTACTAAGTTCGCGCGTGAAAACCGGGTGCCATTCTTCGGAATCTGCCTTGGAATGCAAGTAGCATCCATTGAATATGCACGAAATGTACTTGGACTGGAAGGGGCTCATTCTGCAGAAATTGATCCTCTTACACCGCATGCAGTCATTGACCTTCTTCCTGAACAAAAGGATATTGAAGATCTTGGCGGAACATTGCGTCTTGGAATCTACCCTTGCAAACTGACGGAAGGCTCTAAAGCAATGGAAGCTTATGCAGATGCAGTTGTATACGAACGCCACCGTCATCGTTACGAATTCAACAATGAGTACCGTCAGGCGATGGAGGAATCAGGTTTCATGTTCTCCGGTACAAGCCCTGACGGAAGATTGGTTGAAATTATCGAGCTGAAGGATCACCCTTGGTTTGTAGCGTCTCAATTCCACCCGGAATTCACGTCTCGTCCAACACGTCCGCAGCCGCTATTCCGTGATTTCATTCAAGCTTCCTTGAAAGCTTCAGAAAAACTGTAA
- a CDS encoding DUF2529 domain-containing protein produces the protein MLKIFSTQLAGQFQRIQSQEEFSIEDGARLLAQACAGDGTIYIHGFSELSGIVSEASQSLEPFPNAKPLFREDGEMEAVLPSDRVLLFTRLSSDHDAIELARQLQEAGVETVGVSALNGDSGLETAVDIHIDSKLKKPMIPAEDGSRYGFPAIMTGLFVYYALRFTIEEILSEYLEDEEDL, from the coding sequence ATGCTAAAAATATTTTCCACCCAGCTCGCCGGACAGTTTCAGCGCATTCAAAGCCAGGAGGAATTTTCAATAGAGGATGGAGCAAGATTGCTTGCACAGGCTTGTGCAGGAGACGGCACCATCTACATTCACGGATTCAGTGAGCTTTCAGGAATTGTCAGTGAAGCATCCCAAAGCCTTGAACCCTTTCCAAATGCAAAGCCGCTTTTTAGAGAAGACGGGGAAATGGAAGCTGTTCTCCCATCTGACCGTGTGCTGCTTTTCACTAGACTTTCCAGCGACCATGATGCAATTGAACTTGCCAGACAGCTTCAGGAAGCAGGCGTTGAAACAGTAGGGGTATCTGCTTTAAATGGAGATTCCGGTTTGGAAACCGCAGTGGATATCCATATCGATTCGAAACTAAAGAAACCGATGATCCCCGCGGAAGACGGCAGCCGCTACGGTTTTCCCGCCATTATGACAGGACTGTTTGTTTATTACGCTCTCAGGTTTACAATTGAAGAAATCCTCTCTGAATATTTAGAGGATGAAGAAGATCTGTAA
- a CDS encoding MerR family transcriptional regulator, which translates to MNTAAVAKELGVSTKTIQRWVKQLELPMERNELGHYHFREDDLETLKSVKEHLHHGVLLQDIKAENAPVPAMEPAETKPLSTDAESRVAELENRLELMEQKMNLKADAVVSYQLLQHRREMEELSRKIQKIEQTIDILFAQLPDAQQEPVLVFDNQKLQKRRGLLRSIFSL; encoded by the coding sequence ATGAACACTGCTGCCGTTGCAAAAGAACTTGGGGTTTCCACGAAAACTATACAGCGCTGGGTCAAGCAATTGGAACTGCCAATGGAACGTAACGAGCTTGGACACTATCATTTCCGGGAAGATGATCTAGAAACGTTAAAAAGCGTAAAGGAGCACCTCCACCATGGCGTGCTCCTGCAAGATATAAAAGCAGAAAACGCACCAGTCCCGGCAATGGAACCGGCCGAAACGAAACCTTTATCAACTGACGCTGAAAGCCGTGTCGCCGAGCTTGAAAACCGTCTGGAGCTCATGGAGCAGAAAATGAACCTGAAGGCCGATGCCGTCGTGTCCTACCAGCTTCTTCAGCACCGCCGGGAAATGGAAGAGCTGAGCCGCAAAATTCAAAAAATCGAGCAAACAATTGATATTCTTTTTGCCCAGCTCCCGGACGCCCAGCAGGAGCCGGTTCTTGTGTTTGATAACCAGAAGCTGCAGAAGCGCAGAGGCTTGCTTCGGTCAATTTTTAGTTTGTAA
- a CDS encoding thymidine kinase, whose product MYVMKFSGWLEIICGSMFSGKSEELIRRVRRAQYAKQNVLVFKPSIDNRYSEKEVVSHNGTTIICSPVPSSADVLKLVDEDTDVVAIDEIQFFDAGIMEVVTTLADRGHRVIAAGLDQDFRGEPFGIMPDLMAIAETVTKLQAVCSVCGSPASRTQRLIDGKPAAYQDPIILVGASESYEPRCRHHHEVPGKQAFTREQNQTSHK is encoded by the coding sequence ATGTATGTAATGAAATTTAGCGGATGGCTTGAAATCATTTGCGGAAGCATGTTTTCAGGGAAATCCGAGGAACTGATCCGCAGAGTGCGCCGTGCGCAATATGCTAAACAGAACGTTTTGGTTTTTAAGCCATCCATTGATAATCGATACAGTGAAAAGGAAGTCGTTTCCCACAATGGGACAACCATTATCTGTTCACCGGTTCCATCATCAGCGGATGTTTTGAAGCTCGTGGATGAGGACACAGATGTAGTAGCAATCGACGAGATTCAATTTTTCGATGCCGGCATTATGGAAGTGGTCACAACCCTTGCAGACCGCGGTCACCGGGTGATTGCGGCGGGTCTCGATCAGGACTTCCGCGGAGAGCCGTTTGGTATTATGCCGGATTTAATGGCCATCGCTGAAACCGTCACAAAGCTCCAGGCTGTCTGCTCCGTTTGCGGATCTCCCGCAAGCCGCACACAGCGCCTGATCGACGGCAAACCAGCGGCCTATCAGGATCCAATCATTTTAGTCGGAGCGTCAGAATCGTACGAGCCCCGCTGCCGACACCATCACGAGGTGCCGGGCAAGCAGGCATTTACACGTGAACAAAACCAGACTTCTCATAAATAA
- the rho gene encoding transcription termination factor Rho, whose protein sequence is MSKVSISSLENMKLKELYEHARHFKISYYSKLTKKELIFAILKADAEQEDLLFMEGVLEIIQSEGFGFLRPINYSPSSEDIYISASQIRRFDLRNGDKVSGKVRPPKENERYYGLLHVDAVNGDDPESAKERVHFPALTPLYPDRQIKLETEPHMLSTRIMDLIAPVGFGQRGLIVAPPKAGKTMLLKEIANSITTNNPEAELIVLLIDERPEEVTDIERSVAGDVVSSTFDEVPENHIKVAELVLDRAMRLVEHKKDVIILMDSITRLARAYNLVIPPSGRTLSGGIDPAAFHRPKRFFGAARNIEEGGSLTILATALVDTGSRMDDVIYEEFKGTGNMELHLDRSLAEKRIFPAIDIRRSGTRKEELLVQKEHLEKLWAIRKSMTDTPDFVEKFLRKLKQSKGNEEFFEVLSAEMKPSTAGSRRS, encoded by the coding sequence ATGAGTAAGGTTTCCATCTCTTCATTAGAAAACATGAAGCTGAAAGAATTGTACGAGCATGCTCGTCATTTCAAAATCTCTTACTACAGCAAGTTGACGAAGAAAGAACTAATTTTTGCTATTTTAAAAGCAGATGCAGAACAGGAAGACCTTTTATTCATGGAAGGCGTTCTTGAAATCATCCAGTCTGAGGGCTTTGGTTTCCTTAGACCGATTAACTATTCTCCAAGCTCGGAGGATATTTATATTTCTGCGTCCCAAATCAGACGTTTTGACTTAAGAAACGGTGATAAGGTTTCGGGTAAGGTTCGTCCTCCGAAAGAAAATGAGCGTTACTACGGACTGCTTCATGTCGATGCCGTTAATGGCGACGACCCTGAATCAGCGAAGGAACGTGTTCACTTCCCGGCTTTGACGCCGCTTTATCCGGACCGTCAGATTAAGCTTGAAACAGAGCCGCACATGCTGTCCACAAGAATTATGGACCTGATTGCGCCGGTTGGATTCGGCCAGCGCGGACTGATTGTTGCACCTCCAAAAGCAGGGAAGACGATGCTTTTGAAGGAAATTGCCAACAGCATCACAACGAACAACCCGGAAGCAGAACTGATTGTTCTATTAATTGATGAGCGTCCAGAGGAAGTAACGGATATCGAACGTTCCGTTGCAGGCGATGTGGTCAGCTCGACCTTTGATGAAGTTCCGGAAAACCACATTAAGGTTGCTGAACTCGTGCTTGACCGTGCGATGAGGCTTGTGGAGCACAAGAAAGACGTAATCATCCTTATGGACAGCATTACTCGTCTTGCACGTGCTTATAACCTTGTTATTCCTCCAAGCGGACGTACGCTTTCCGGAGGGATAGACCCTGCTGCATTCCACCGTCCGAAGCGATTCTTCGGGGCTGCCCGTAATATTGAAGAGGGCGGCAGCTTAACGATTCTTGCAACGGCACTAGTCGATACGGGATCCCGTATGGATGATGTCATTTATGAGGAATTCAAAGGAACCGGTAATATGGAGCTGCATCTTGACCGCTCTCTTGCCGAAAAACGAATTTTCCCTGCCATTGATATCCGCCGTTCCGGAACTCGTAAGGAAGAGCTTCTTGTTCAAAAGGAACATCTTGAGAAGCTATGGGCAATCCGTAAATCAATGACGGATACACCTGACTTTGTTGAAAAGTTCCTTCGCAAACTAAAGCAGTCAAAAGGCAATGAAGAATTTTTTGAAGTGCTTTCCGCTGAAATGAAGCCAAGCACTGCAGGTTCAAGAAGGTCATAG
- the rpmE gene encoding 50S ribosomal protein L31, translating into MKTGIHPNYKKVMVKCSCGNEFETGSVKEEVRIETCSECHPFYTGRQKFAEAGGRVDRFNKKYGMK; encoded by the coding sequence ATGAAAACTGGAATCCATCCTAACTACAAAAAAGTTATGGTTAAATGTTCTTGCGGTAACGAATTTGAAACAGGTTCTGTTAAAGAAGAGGTGCGCATCGAGACTTGCTCTGAGTGCCATCCATTCTACACTGGACGTCAAAAATTCGCTGAAGCTGGCGGACGTGTTGACCGTTTCAATAAAAAATATGGTATGAAGTAA
- a CDS encoding UDP-N-acetylglucosamine 1-carboxyvinyltransferase — translation MEKLKIAGGDLLKGSVSISGAKNSAVALIPATILAESSVIIEGLPNISDVHILKDLLEEVGGKVDFQNGEMHVQPENMISMPLPNGKVKKLRASYYLMGAMLGRFKKAVIGLPGGCHLGPRPIDQHIKGFEALGAQVTNEQGAIYLRAEELRGARIYLDVVSVGATINIMLAAVLAKGRTIIENAAKEPEIVDVATLLTSMGAKIKGAGTDEIRIDGVEKLHGCRHSIIPDRIEAGTYMIIAAAAGKEVLVDNVIPLHMESLIAKLRETGVHIETSNDQIWIVGGQKELKPVDVKTLVYPGFPTDLQQPFTSFLTKANGTSVVTDTIYSARFKHIDELRRMGASIKVEGRSAIVSGPNKLQGAKVKASDLRAGAALVTAGLMAEGITEVTGLEHIDRGYSELEEKLTNMGATIWREKLTAQEIEQIQNS, via the coding sequence ATGGAAAAATTGAAAATTGCAGGCGGTGATCTGCTGAAAGGTTCCGTTTCGATCAGCGGGGCAAAAAACAGTGCGGTAGCGCTGATCCCGGCGACCATTTTAGCTGAATCATCCGTCATTATTGAAGGTTTGCCAAATATATCAGATGTGCATATTTTGAAGGACTTGCTTGAGGAAGTAGGCGGAAAAGTCGACTTTCAAAACGGCGAAATGCACGTACAGCCAGAGAACATGATTTCAATGCCGCTTCCGAACGGAAAGGTAAAAAAATTAAGAGCCTCTTACTACTTGATGGGGGCCATGCTCGGCCGCTTTAAAAAAGCGGTGATTGGACTTCCGGGCGGATGCCACCTCGGACCGCGGCCGATTGACCAGCACATTAAAGGCTTTGAGGCGCTTGGAGCACAAGTTACAAATGAACAGGGTGCGATTTATCTCCGGGCAGAAGAATTAAGAGGCGCACGTATTTATTTAGATGTCGTCAGCGTTGGCGCGACCATCAATATTATGCTTGCAGCTGTTCTTGCAAAAGGCCGGACCATCATTGAAAACGCAGCGAAAGAACCGGAAATCGTTGATGTCGCAACGCTTCTGACCAGCATGGGTGCGAAAATCAAAGGAGCGGGAACAGACGAAATCCGTATCGATGGTGTGGAAAAGCTTCACGGCTGCCGCCACTCTATCATTCCGGACCGGATTGAAGCTGGAACCTACATGATTATTGCTGCAGCAGCAGGCAAGGAAGTTCTGGTTGACAACGTTATTCCGCTCCACATGGAATCTCTCATTGCTAAATTGAGGGAAACCGGAGTTCATATTGAAACGAGCAACGATCAAATCTGGATTGTCGGCGGACAGAAAGAGTTGAAGCCGGTTGATGTGAAGACCCTTGTCTATCCGGGATTTCCGACGGATCTTCAGCAGCCGTTCACCTCGTTCCTGACGAAAGCCAATGGGACAAGCGTCGTCACGGATACGATTTACTCCGCGCGCTTTAAGCACATTGATGAACTTCGCCGTATGGGCGCGTCTATCAAAGTGGAGGGACGTTCCGCCATTGTTTCGGGTCCGAATAAGCTTCAGGGGGCAAAGGTAAAGGCGAGCGATTTAAGAGCCGGTGCCGCACTTGTCACAGCAGGTCTCATGGCTGAGGGCATTACCGAGGTTACAGGGCTTGAACATATTGACCGAGGATACAGCGAGCTGGAGGAAAAGCTCACCAACATGGGAGCAACCATCTGGCGTGAAAAGTTAACCGCTCAGGAAATCGAACAAATTCAAAACTCTTAA
- a CDS encoding AIM24 family protein: protein MIVQNNQDVYSVIEQLETQNAVFKIVEFNDLNGSTYLTSPTDMYYAKKLGMGLRQIAVELRNGSITTEAGALHYMQGNIEMDNSLGGAAGIMKKFASSVLTNESGIKPKYKGTGDIFLEPSFSHFLMLEIENDSIIVDKGMFYCCESTVEVGIESMKNLSSAAKGGEGLFQTKLSGTGIIVLESPVPAGAVVKVDLNNDTLKVDGNFAILRTGGIQFTVERSAKGIIGSATSGEGYLQTFRGTGQVWLSPTTSRGPLLS from the coding sequence ATGATCGTTCAAAATAATCAGGATGTATACAGTGTCATTGAGCAGCTCGAAACACAGAATGCTGTTTTTAAAATTGTAGAATTTAATGACCTGAACGGCAGTACATACTTAACCTCGCCAACCGATATGTATTACGCGAAAAAGCTCGGCATGGGCCTTCGGCAAATCGCAGTTGAACTGAGAAATGGCAGCATTACAACCGAAGCGGGAGCTCTTCATTACATGCAGGGAAACATTGAAATGGATAACTCGCTTGGCGGAGCTGCAGGAATCATGAAGAAGTTTGCGAGCAGCGTACTGACGAATGAATCAGGAATCAAACCCAAATATAAGGGAACCGGGGATATCTTTTTAGAGCCAAGCTTCAGCCACTTCCTCATGCTTGAAATCGAAAATGACTCAATCATTGTGGATAAAGGCATGTTTTACTGCTGCGAGTCAACAGTGGAGGTTGGAATTGAATCAATGAAAAACTTGTCCTCTGCTGCAAAGGGGGGAGAAGGCCTATTCCAAACGAAGCTTTCCGGGACAGGTATTATCGTGCTGGAAAGTCCCGTTCCGGCAGGCGCGGTCGTAAAAGTCGATCTAAACAACGATACGCTGAAGGTGGACGGCAACTTCGCCATACTCCGCACCGGCGGCATCCAATTTACAGTAGAGCGCTCTGCAAAAGGAATCATCGGATCTGCAACGAGCGGAGAGGGCTACTTGCAGACATTCCGGGGAACAGGACAGGTCTGGCTTTCTCCGACGACATCGAGAGGACCTCTGCTATCATAA